A genome region from Myroides fluvii includes the following:
- a CDS encoding glycosyltransferase — translation MKTNKVPKLAYSSLDTSQNSNKQSRFSLTDYLVLVLTFVLLFSSVAILYRFHPYFERMQLKRLEGWGGQLFFGLSMVLLAVQLLFLLYIFYQYFKYKPVAPVGDSELPTCTVIVPAYNEGRLVYDTLLSLAQSDYPADKLEIISFDDGSKDDTWAWMQKAKAVLGSRVEIFQQPRNRGKRHALYRGFKLGQGEVFVTVDSDSIVRTDTLRQLVSPFAHNALCGAVGGNVLVLNTEDGIIPKMLNVSFVFSFEFIRSAQSALNSVLCTPGALAAYRREAVMNCLEQWINQTFMGTPSDIGEDRAMTNMILKQGYHVLFQKNAYVLTNTPENFKGLYKMFIRWERSNVRENIMMSKFAFRKFRTGSTLGPRILLLNQWLKVILAYPMMLLMLYLILSYPIMFISSALAGILVFSSIQVLFYAKKYNLKDSFWAYTYSIFYTFTLFWITPYAIATANRSGWLTRTLPTK, via the coding sequence ATGAAAACTAACAAAGTCCCCAAGCTTGCGTATTCATCCCTAGACACTTCGCAAAACTCGAATAAACAATCTCGATTTAGTCTCACCGATTATTTGGTGTTGGTCCTAACCTTTGTCTTACTATTCAGTAGTGTAGCGATACTTTATCGCTTCCATCCTTACTTTGAGCGAATGCAATTGAAGCGCTTAGAAGGCTGGGGTGGGCAACTATTCTTTGGGTTAAGCATGGTTCTTTTAGCGGTTCAGCTCTTGTTTTTGCTTTACATTTTTTATCAATACTTCAAATACAAGCCCGTTGCTCCTGTTGGAGACAGTGAATTGCCTACTTGTACTGTCATTGTTCCCGCCTATAATGAGGGGCGTTTGGTTTACGATACGCTATTGAGTTTAGCACAGAGTGACTACCCTGCGGACAAGTTGGAGATTATTTCTTTTGACGATGGCAGTAAGGACGATACCTGGGCTTGGATGCAAAAAGCAAAAGCAGTTTTAGGATCCCGTGTTGAAATTTTTCAGCAACCCCGCAATAGGGGAAAAAGACATGCGCTATATCGCGGATTTAAATTAGGTCAAGGCGAGGTATTTGTAACGGTTGACAGTGATTCTATTGTAAGAACAGATACGTTGAGACAATTAGTGAGTCCATTTGCGCACAATGCTTTGTGTGGTGCTGTAGGTGGTAATGTATTAGTGCTAAACACCGAAGATGGTATTATTCCCAAAATGCTCAATGTTAGTTTTGTCTTTAGCTTTGAATTTATTCGATCTGCCCAAAGCGCGTTAAACAGTGTATTGTGTACCCCAGGAGCATTAGCTGCGTACCGAAGAGAAGCTGTTATGAACTGTTTGGAACAGTGGATTAATCAAACTTTTATGGGTACCCCTTCTGATATTGGTGAAGATCGCGCCATGACCAATATGATTTTAAAACAAGGCTATCATGTGTTATTTCAAAAAAACGCTTATGTGCTGACCAACACACCCGAAAATTTCAAGGGATTATACAAAATGTTTATCCGTTGGGAACGCAGTAATGTGCGAGAAAATATCATGATGAGTAAATTTGCCTTTCGCAAATTTAGAACTGGTTCAACCCTTGGGCCGCGTATTTTACTTTTAAACCAATGGTTAAAGGTCATATTGGCGTATCCGATGATGCTCTTGATGTTGTACTTGATACTTAGTTACCCCATCATGTTTATTAGTAGTGCCTTAGCCGGCATATTGGTATTTTCTTCTATTCAGGTTTTATTTTATGCAAAGAAATACAACCTTAAAGATTCCTTTTGGGCGTATACCTATAGTATTTTTTACACGTTTACCTTATTTTGGATTACCCCTTATGCCATTGCTACAGCAAATCGAAGCGGTTGGTTAACGCGAACCCTTCCCACGAAATAG
- a CDS encoding PaaI family thioesterase: MKKAIQDLYPENLAHCYGCGKLNPTGHQLKTYLDGAGGTIAHFTPKAEHTALPGSVYGGLIASLLDCHGTGSAAAFACLEEEIPLVEPLAVRCVTASLKVDFKAMTPMGVPLLLKGTLRSIEGRKIWVDMTLSAGDILCATGEILAIRLKEE; this comes from the coding sequence ATGAAAAAGGCAATACAAGACTTATATCCAGAAAATTTAGCACATTGTTACGGATGTGGAAAGTTAAATCCAACGGGACATCAATTAAAAACGTATCTCGATGGAGCAGGAGGGACGATTGCACATTTTACTCCAAAAGCAGAACACACAGCTTTACCAGGTAGTGTATATGGGGGATTAATAGCTTCTTTACTAGATTGTCATGGCACGGGATCTGCCGCTGCTTTTGCCTGTTTAGAAGAGGAAATCCCCTTAGTAGAACCTCTCGCTGTTCGTTGTGTGACCGCCTCTTTAAAAGTAGATTTTAAAGCGATGACCCCGATGGGAGTACCTTTACTACTCAAGGGGACACTAAGAAGTATTGAGGGAAGGAAAATATGGGTAGATATGACTTTGTCTGCAGGAGATATACTTTGTGCAACGGGTGAAATATTAGCCATTCGATTAAAAGAAGAATAA
- a CDS encoding universal stress protein: protein MKKILFPTDFSETANNALIYALKMADSQKATLFVLHAYEMPVISATANPVMVQDVYKSIELSNFENFKDQVPFIRDIAKENNLDHVPMNFILEEGFLNSILKKRVEEEEIDLVVMGTNGNSGWDRKLLGSNTINAINSLKAPVLSVPHDAVFNGINSIAFSTLFNTSDKIVLDKLVKIAKGYDATIKCIHVVEDVDSIKQEVVDSWLEHYKGNPITFAIVEGKEVEKEIFTFLDKENIDLLVSVKRNRSFLDKLFTSSMTKKLSYHTHVPIIAFHEE from the coding sequence ATGAAGAAAATACTTTTCCCAACAGATTTCTCAGAAACAGCAAATAATGCTTTAATATACGCACTAAAAATGGCGGATAGTCAAAAAGCAACCCTTTTTGTTTTACACGCTTATGAAATGCCAGTAATCTCTGCGACAGCTAACCCTGTAATGGTGCAAGACGTATATAAATCAATAGAATTAAGCAATTTTGAAAACTTTAAAGATCAAGTGCCTTTCATTCGCGATATCGCCAAAGAAAACAACTTAGATCACGTTCCTATGAACTTTATCCTCGAAGAAGGTTTCTTAAACTCCATCTTGAAGAAAAGAGTAGAAGAAGAAGAAATTGATTTAGTGGTAATGGGAACGAATGGAAACTCAGGATGGGATAGAAAATTGTTGGGGTCTAATACAATTAACGCCATCAATTCCCTAAAAGCCCCTGTGTTAAGTGTACCACATGATGCTGTTTTTAATGGAATCAATTCCATCGCGTTTTCAACGTTATTTAATACAAGCGATAAAATCGTATTAGATAAATTAGTGAAAATCGCCAAAGGCTATGACGCTACAATTAAGTGTATTCACGTAGTAGAAGATGTGGATAGCATCAAACAAGAAGTAGTGGATAGTTGGTTAGAACACTACAAGGGAAATCCAATAACGTTTGCTATTGTAGAAGGAAAAGAGGTAGAAAAAGAAATATTCACTTTCTTGGACAAAGAAAATATTGACTTACTTGTTTCTGTCAAGCGAAACAGAAGTTTCTTGGATAAGTTGTTTACTTCGAGCATGACTAAAAAATTAAGCTATCATACGCATGTGCCAATCATCGCTTTTCACGAAGAGTAA
- a CDS encoding helix-turn-helix domain-containing protein, giving the protein MNIRIIFCILVTTASHAQNNTFDSLYQQTTKVVSTSTPQNALSYLTKLEQASTTSKEQIEVYMLRAALLRQYGNRERAIVTLKRADSLAEKSKYPNLQARIQGALSTLYRENGIETLGKLSLIKAIYWSNLVQNPLELSILKGNLLQEQAYYHMNAALYTEAITCLKEGRIEFSKITDPKLRFFHLASTDQLLGENYIRLKKTTKAIQTLTRALEELQHSSSPQSPLKGFIYNSLGMAHLIGQDYETSFSFLNKAQEVGEQADFLALKKQVLASFIEYAKQIGDNEKYVFYNENYMKLIEQELSVQTKIADFLVGSYYEKEGETKNAYRNYVLYTLSIGGGILVFISLFYYRKGKYNKISVKKKKITPETAVPVVVTQNEKVTKQEELVVDHNYISRETEELILKGIQLFEQRREFLRHEISLSKLASQIGVNHRYVSYVIKHHKQQDFSSYINTLRIDYIVRLLQEKPETLKYKISYLADLCGFASHSRFTITFKRIKGISPSTFIEQIKDKN; this is encoded by the coding sequence ATGAACATTAGAATCATATTTTGTATTCTGGTTACCACAGCTAGCCATGCTCAAAATAACACCTTTGATAGTTTGTATCAGCAAACTACTAAGGTGGTTTCAACATCGACTCCACAGAATGCTCTATCTTATCTAACAAAGCTTGAACAAGCGTCTACAACGAGTAAAGAACAGATTGAAGTATATATGTTACGCGCCGCTTTATTACGGCAATATGGCAACAGAGAACGCGCCATTGTTACGCTGAAAAGAGCAGATAGTTTGGCCGAAAAAAGCAAATACCCCAACTTACAAGCCAGGATACAAGGTGCATTGTCGACGTTATATCGCGAAAATGGCATAGAAACCCTAGGTAAGTTATCTTTAATCAAAGCAATATACTGGAGTAATTTGGTTCAAAATCCTTTAGAATTGAGTATTTTAAAGGGAAATTTATTGCAGGAACAAGCGTATTATCACATGAATGCTGCTTTGTATACAGAGGCCATTACGTGCTTAAAAGAAGGGCGTATAGAGTTTAGCAAAATAACTGATCCTAAATTGCGCTTCTTCCATTTAGCAAGTACGGATCAACTGTTAGGGGAGAATTATATCCGCTTAAAAAAGACGACAAAAGCAATTCAAACTTTAACCAGGGCCCTCGAAGAACTTCAACATTCTTCTTCTCCCCAAAGTCCTCTAAAAGGCTTTATTTACAATAGTTTAGGGATGGCTCATTTAATTGGACAAGATTATGAAACGTCTTTTTCTTTCCTAAATAAGGCACAAGAAGTAGGGGAACAGGCTGATTTCTTAGCGCTCAAAAAACAAGTGCTCGCATCTTTTATCGAATATGCAAAGCAAATCGGAGATAATGAAAAATACGTGTTCTACAATGAAAATTATATGAAATTGATTGAACAAGAGCTGAGCGTACAAACTAAGATTGCAGATTTTCTCGTAGGATCCTATTATGAAAAGGAAGGAGAAACGAAAAATGCATATAGAAATTACGTCTTGTATACGTTGTCTATCGGAGGTGGAATTCTTGTTTTTATCTCGTTGTTTTACTATCGAAAAGGCAAGTACAACAAAATCAGTGTAAAAAAGAAGAAAATCACACCCGAAACTGCAGTGCCAGTTGTTGTTACGCAAAATGAAAAAGTAACTAAGCAAGAGGAATTAGTTGTTGATCACAATTACATTTCAAGAGAAACGGAAGAATTGATTTTAAAGGGAATTCAATTGTTTGAACAAAGAAGAGAATTCCTCAGACACGAAATATCGCTGAGTAAACTAGCAAGTCAGATCGGTGTTAATCACCGTTATGTTTCTTATGTGATTAAACACCATAAACAGCAAGATTTTTCTAGTTATATCAATACGCTTCGCATCGATTATATTGTGCGATTATTACAAGAAAAACCCGAAACGCTAAAGTACAAAATCAGCTACTTAGCAGATCTGTGTGGTTTTGCTTCTCACAGCCGTTTTACCATTACTTTTAAACGTATTAAAGGTATTTCTCCTTCTACTTTTATTGAACAAATAAAAGATAAAAATTAG
- a CDS encoding site-specific integrase, which translates to MKITLRERLLPSGKINLSIEYYKGTILQPNGKRKTVRDYENLKLFLHSEPKNPSERKENKETLALAKQILAIREAEFYQGRFELKNTTKGKIPFLDYFQEKTEEKSDSPKNYGNWTATLIHLKRCISPNTIFDDVDEKFIKRVRTYFDKEARTKSDLPLSLNSKYSYFNKFKACLRAAFDEGYLALNYAAKIKSFEQAESQREYLTFNEVQQLANTECKYEVLKRAFLFSCLTGLRWSDIHNMTWSEVRDEDDSSRVNFRQEKTDGVEYLYISTQARELLGERKGNRDRVFIGLRYSAVYNNAIVLWCNKAGISKHITFHSARHTNAVLLLENGADIYTVSKRLGHREIRTTAIYAKIVDEKMKEASNLIPELNF; encoded by the coding sequence ATGAAAATCACACTAAGAGAACGTCTATTACCCAGTGGTAAGATTAACCTATCTATCGAATACTATAAAGGTACCATACTCCAACCGAACGGCAAACGCAAAACGGTTAGAGATTATGAAAACTTAAAGCTATTCTTACACAGCGAACCTAAAAATCCTAGTGAAAGAAAAGAGAATAAAGAAACCCTGGCACTTGCCAAACAAATCTTAGCTATTCGAGAAGCGGAGTTTTACCAAGGTCGCTTTGAACTAAAGAATACGACTAAAGGTAAAATCCCCTTTTTAGACTACTTTCAGGAGAAAACGGAGGAGAAATCCGATAGTCCCAAAAACTACGGCAATTGGACAGCTACCCTAATTCATCTAAAGCGATGCATCTCCCCTAACACTATCTTTGATGATGTTGATGAAAAGTTTATAAAACGTGTGCGTACTTATTTTGATAAAGAAGCCCGTACTAAGAGTGATCTTCCTTTATCACTTAACTCTAAATATTCCTACTTCAACAAGTTTAAGGCCTGTTTGCGCGCAGCCTTTGATGAGGGCTACTTAGCTCTAAATTATGCAGCTAAAATCAAGTCATTTGAACAGGCTGAGAGCCAACGAGAATACCTCACGTTTAATGAAGTACAACAATTAGCCAATACGGAATGTAAATATGAAGTTTTAAAACGCGCGTTCTTATTCTCTTGCCTTACTGGTTTGCGATGGTCAGATATCCACAACATGACCTGGTCTGAAGTTCGCGATGAAGATGATTCAAGTCGGGTAAACTTCAGACAAGAGAAAACCGATGGCGTTGAGTATCTATACATTTCTACTCAAGCTCGAGAGCTATTAGGAGAACGCAAAGGCAATCGAGATCGAGTGTTTATTGGCTTGCGGTACTCAGCTGTTTATAACAACGCTATTGTGCTGTGGTGCAATAAGGCTGGGATATCCAAGCATATTACTTTTCATAGTGCCAGACATACAAACGCGGTACTTTTACTTGAGAATGGAGCGGATATTTATACGGTTTCCAAACGCTTAGGACATCGTGAAATACGCACTACTGCAATCTATGCTAAGATTGTAGATGAGAAAATGAAAGAAGCTTCTAATTTAATTCCAGAACTAAACTTTTAA
- a CDS encoding TetR/AcrR family transcriptional regulator — protein MKSKKETIPDPIPADAPAKKRKVSSGPIRDKARTMNKMIAAVGKVLQKKGYTGLTAPNIAKAAGVDKKLVWTYFGGIDNLVEEYISQKDFFKSTAKSDIDLLLQDPDKLTQYHINQLLQNQFDTLLTNRALQRIIHWEVGESNDILRKIADKREEIGEELFSKTIPSFEHSNVDIRARLALVISGIYYLTLHAKNNGSKFCGIDINTTEGKQRISDAIQELISDAYDKIK, from the coding sequence ATGAAAAGTAAAAAAGAAACAATACCCGATCCGATTCCAGCAGATGCTCCAGCAAAAAAGAGAAAGGTTTCTTCTGGGCCAATACGAGACAAAGCGCGCACCATGAATAAAATGATTGCTGCAGTAGGTAAAGTATTGCAAAAAAAAGGTTATACTGGACTAACTGCTCCAAATATTGCGAAGGCAGCAGGCGTTGATAAAAAACTTGTTTGGACGTATTTCGGCGGTATTGATAATTTAGTAGAAGAATATATCAGTCAGAAGGATTTTTTTAAGAGTACAGCGAAGTCTGATATCGACTTGTTGTTACAAGATCCAGATAAATTAACTCAATATCACATCAATCAGCTTCTTCAAAATCAATTTGACACCCTTTTGACCAATCGAGCGCTTCAGCGCATTATTCATTGGGAAGTAGGAGAAAGCAACGACATATTGCGCAAAATAGCCGATAAACGCGAAGAAATTGGGGAAGAGCTATTCTCCAAGACGATTCCATCTTTTGAGCATTCTAACGTTGATATTAGAGCGCGTCTTGCTTTAGTCATCAGTGGAATATATTACTTAACTCTACACGCCAAGAACAATGGCAGTAAGTTTTGTGGTATTGACATCAATACAACAGAGGGTAAACAGCGCATATCGGATGCCATTCAAGAATTGATTTCCGATGCCTATGACAAAATAAAATAA
- the mnmE gene encoding tRNA uridine-5-carboxymethylaminomethyl(34) synthesis GTPase MnmE — MILQDTIVALATPSGAGAVAIIRVSGKDAISLVNGIFQSIKNKDLTKQKTHTLHLGHIVDGERVLDQVLVSVFKNPHSYTGEDTIEISCHGSTFIQQQIIQLCLRKGAKMAQPGEFTMRAFLNGKLDLSQAEAVADLIASDNEASHQIAMQQMRGGFSNEIALLREQLLNFASLIELELDFSEEDVEFADRTQFKALIDRIEFVLKRLIDSFAVGNVIKNGIPVAIVGEPNVGKSTLLNALLNEERAIVSDIAGTTRDTIEDELVIDGIGFRFIDTAGIRETKDVVESIGIQKTFEKIEAAQVVIYLIDGGKLTTQSIDQINVELEKLKNKYPLKPLLVVCNKQDLLTPEQIDVFQSKIENLMLMSAKANLGIDELKQTLLGFVNTGALRNNETIVTNTRHYDSLLKALEEIEKVKWGLQTNLSADLMAIDIRQALYFFGEITGQVTNDELLGNIFANFCIGK; from the coding sequence ATGATATTACAAGATACTATTGTTGCTTTGGCTACTCCTTCGGGTGCTGGGGCAGTTGCGATTATACGTGTATCGGGAAAGGATGCGATTAGCTTGGTTAATGGCATCTTTCAATCGATTAAGAACAAAGATTTGACGAAACAAAAGACGCATACGCTTCACTTAGGCCATATTGTCGATGGGGAACGCGTATTGGATCAGGTCTTGGTTTCTGTATTCAAAAACCCACACTCGTATACGGGGGAAGATACGATTGAGATTTCGTGTCACGGATCGACCTTCATTCAGCAGCAGATTATTCAACTGTGCTTGCGCAAAGGGGCTAAAATGGCCCAACCGGGTGAATTTACCATGCGCGCTTTTTTAAATGGAAAATTGGATTTGTCTCAAGCGGAGGCCGTAGCGGATTTAATTGCTTCGGATAATGAGGCGAGTCACCAAATTGCCATGCAGCAAATGCGCGGTGGCTTCTCTAACGAAATTGCACTTTTGCGTGAACAACTCCTCAACTTTGCTTCTCTTATTGAGCTAGAACTGGATTTCTCGGAAGAGGATGTGGAATTTGCTGATCGCACGCAATTTAAAGCACTTATTGACCGTATTGAGTTCGTCCTCAAACGCTTAATCGATTCTTTTGCCGTTGGAAATGTAATCAAAAACGGAATTCCCGTGGCTATTGTTGGGGAACCCAACGTGGGAAAATCGACCTTGTTAAATGCTTTACTCAACGAGGAACGCGCCATTGTTTCTGATATTGCAGGAACTACACGTGATACGATTGAGGATGAATTGGTGATCGACGGAATTGGATTCCGCTTTATTGATACGGCTGGAATTCGCGAAACAAAAGACGTCGTAGAAAGTATCGGTATTCAAAAGACTTTCGAAAAAATTGAAGCTGCTCAGGTAGTCATCTACTTGATTGACGGCGGAAAATTGACGACTCAATCCATCGATCAAATCAACGTAGAACTGGAGAAATTAAAGAATAAATACCCGCTGAAACCACTCCTCGTCGTGTGTAACAAACAGGATCTTCTCACTCCTGAACAAATCGACGTTTTTCAATCGAAAATTGAAAATTTAATGTTGATGTCCGCCAAAGCAAATCTCGGCATTGACGAGCTGAAACAAACGCTATTAGGTTTTGTAAATACGGGTGCTCTACGCAATAATGAAACAATCGTAACGAATACTCGTCACTACGATTCGCTGCTCAAAGCTTTAGAGGAAATCGAAAAGGTGAAATGGGGCTTACAAACGAATCTCTCCGCCGATCTGATGGCTATCGATATTCGTCAAGCACTCTACTTCTTCGGAGAAATTACGGGTCAAGTAACGAATGATGAACTGTTGGGGAATATTTTTGCTAATTTTTGTATCGGTAAATAA
- a CDS encoding HdeD family acid-resistance protein → MSSIILNRIKQNVKHWYLPVILGVVFIIAGVFIMMTPVASYVSLALLFSWLFFFSGIAEVAFALSNRKQLDGWGWILFSGIVDIVLGLILLSKPAITLQVLPIYVGCILLFRSVRSLSMAVELSNYGVKGISPMVLFGILGLLFAVFMMTNLEAGAFTIVYWTAFSIMTLGLFSILYGMKLKKLKNKGAKISDELTKKWEAVQEEIRKAMDKE, encoded by the coding sequence ATGAGTAGTATTATTTTAAATCGAATTAAACAAAATGTAAAACACTGGTATCTTCCCGTAATTTTAGGAGTTGTATTTATAATCGCAGGTGTATTTATCATGATGACCCCTGTGGCCTCTTATGTATCTCTAGCCTTGTTGTTTAGTTGGTTGTTCTTTTTTTCTGGTATTGCAGAAGTAGCTTTTGCATTGAGTAATAGAAAGCAATTGGACGGTTGGGGATGGATTTTGTTCTCGGGAATAGTTGATATCGTATTAGGTTTAATCTTGTTGAGTAAACCGGCAATTACCTTACAAGTATTGCCCATTTACGTTGGGTGTATCTTGTTGTTCCGCTCGGTGCGAAGTTTGAGTATGGCTGTTGAATTAAGCAATTATGGCGTAAAGGGAATCTCTCCAATGGTTCTCTTTGGAATTTTAGGCTTGTTGTTTGCTGTTTTTATGATGACTAATCTAGAAGCGGGAGCTTTTACAATCGTCTATTGGACAGCGTTCTCAATTATGACTTTAGGGTTGTTTAGTATTTTGTACGGAATGAAACTCAAAAAGCTGAAAAATAAAGGCGCTAAAATCAGTGATGAATTAACCAAGAAATGGGAAGCCGTTCAAGAGGAAATTCGAAAAGCAATGGATAAAGAATAA
- the galE gene encoding UDP-glucose 4-epimerase GalE, with product MKVLVTGGLGFIGSHTVVALQEKGYEVVVVDDLSNASITVLEGIKSITGQVPTFEQLDLRDKQAVHQFFHAHQDIAGVIHFAASKAVGESMKLPLEYYENNFFSLINVLAAMKHIGLNKMIFSSSCTVYGQGEVMPLTEEESIKTALSPYGNTKQVGEEIIVDLAKVYPLQAVLLRYFNPIGAHESGFIGESPQGVPYNLIPYITQTAVGVRPFLSIYGKDYDTADGTCVRDYIHVVDLADAHVRALEYLFKNENTEQIEVFNVGNGQGYSVLELVHSFERVSGIKINYEIVERRPGDVDKAWANTAKIERVLGWKPTKTLDDMLASAWNWEKKSRKY from the coding sequence ATGAAAGTACTAGTAACAGGTGGACTAGGATTTATAGGGTCTCATACCGTAGTAGCTTTGCAAGAGAAAGGTTATGAGGTAGTTGTTGTTGACGACTTGTCTAATGCGTCCATCACTGTTCTTGAGGGAATTAAAAGCATCACAGGACAAGTGCCAACATTTGAACAGTTAGATTTACGCGATAAACAAGCCGTTCATCAATTCTTTCATGCGCATCAAGACATTGCGGGAGTGATTCACTTCGCAGCCTCAAAAGCTGTAGGGGAGAGTATGAAACTACCGTTGGAATATTATGAAAACAACTTCTTTTCTTTAATTAATGTGTTAGCTGCCATGAAACACATCGGCTTGAACAAGATGATTTTTAGTTCTTCTTGTACGGTGTATGGGCAAGGAGAGGTTATGCCCCTCACAGAAGAAGAGTCAATTAAAACGGCCTTATCGCCTTATGGCAATACCAAGCAAGTAGGCGAGGAAATAATCGTAGATTTAGCTAAGGTTTATCCGCTACAAGCTGTTTTACTGCGCTATTTTAATCCCATTGGAGCACATGAGTCTGGATTTATCGGTGAATCTCCACAAGGAGTACCTTACAATCTGATTCCATATATCACCCAAACAGCCGTTGGAGTTCGCCCGTTTTTATCTATTTATGGGAAGGATTACGATACTGCAGATGGTACTTGCGTCCGCGATTATATTCACGTGGTGGATTTGGCTGATGCACACGTAAGAGCCCTGGAATATCTGTTTAAAAATGAGAATACAGAGCAAATAGAAGTGTTTAACGTCGGCAATGGTCAAGGTTACTCGGTCTTAGAACTAGTACATTCTTTTGAACGCGTTAGCGGAATAAAAATTAACTATGAAATAGTGGAACGACGCCCTGGTGATGTAGATAAAGCTTGGGCAAATACAGCTAAAATTGAACGTGTATTAGGTTGGAAACCAACAAAAACACTGGATGATATGTTAGCTAGTGCGTGGAACTGGGAAAAAAAATCGAGAAAATACTAA
- a CDS encoding helix-turn-helix transcriptional regulator: MENQIILEKLNRLERLIVDSTKEILNVEDLINYTGFTRSHIYKLVHKNVIPYSKPNGKFLFFLKSEIDEWLLQNKSQSVSQIEQQALEYTFKNRKK; this comes from the coding sequence ATGGAAAATCAAATTATTCTAGAAAAGTTAAATCGATTAGAGCGATTAATTGTTGATTCAACAAAAGAAATACTTAATGTGGAGGATCTAATCAACTACACAGGCTTTACACGCTCGCACATATACAAACTTGTGCATAAAAATGTCATCCCCTATTCAAAACCAAACGGTAAATTTCTATTCTTTTTGAAGTCCGAAATTGATGAATGGCTACTTCAGAATAAAAGTCAATCTGTTTCTCAAATAGAGCAACAAGCCTTGGAATACACCTTTAAAAACAGAAAAAAATAA
- a CDS encoding DUF4199 domain-containing protein: MKKISIEIKWGIIFSIVGLLWMVLEKVAGLHGPYIDYHLYLTNLFAIPAVVLMVLALKDKKKNFYDGDMNYGEGMLSGVVLSLVIAILSPLTQWITSYVITPEFFPTVIKRAVELGFYANEADATSYFNYGNYARQGFLMALMMGVITTAIIMIFLRSKANKK, translated from the coding sequence ATGAAAAAGATTAGCATTGAAATAAAGTGGGGCATTATTTTTTCAATTGTAGGCCTATTGTGGATGGTACTAGAAAAAGTAGCTGGACTACATGGCCCTTATATTGATTATCATTTGTATCTAACGAATTTATTCGCCATTCCAGCTGTTGTCCTAATGGTTTTAGCGCTGAAAGACAAGAAAAAAAACTTTTATGACGGTGATATGAACTATGGAGAAGGCATGTTGTCAGGGGTTGTACTTTCGTTAGTTATCGCTATTTTAAGCCCATTAACACAGTGGATTACAAGTTATGTCATTACGCCAGAATTCTTTCCTACTGTCATCAAACGAGCTGTAGAATTGGGCTTCTATGCTAATGAAGCAGATGCGACCAGCTACTTTAACTATGGTAACTACGCTAGACAGGGCTTCTTAATGGCGCTCATGATGGGTGTGATTACTACTGCTATTATTATGATTTTTTTGCGATCAAAAGCAAATAAAAAATAG